The sequence below is a genomic window from Sphingobacterium sp. ML3W.
TTGACACCGAAGCTCCAACAGCGCGTCACATTGAGTTTGAGGCGTACAAGGCTCACCGTGAAAAAATGCCTGAAGATCTTTCGGCTGCTATACCCTATATTTTCAAATTGATTTCTGGCTTTAATATCCCCATCATTACCTTGGATGGTTATGAGGCTGATGATATCATAGGAACATTAGCTAAAAAAGCAGAAAGCAAAGGATTTACGGTATACTGTATGACGCCCGATAAAGATTTTGGACAGCTCGTGTCTGAAAATATTTATATCTACAAACCGGCTCGTATGGGAAATGGTGCAGAAATACAGGGTGTAAAAGAAATTCTTGAAAAATGGGAAGTAGAAGATGTCAATCAAGTCATCGATATATTAGGCCTGTGGGGTGATGCTGTTGACAATATACCAGGAATACCTGGAATTGGCGAAAAGACAGCTAAAAAATTGATTCAAGAATTTGGCTCAATGGAAAACATCATTGCTAATGCCGATAAATTAAAAGGCAAACAAAGGGAAAATGTAGAAAATTATGCGGAGCAAGGTTTAATTTCTAAAAAATTAGCCACAATACTATTGGATGTTCCTGTTGAGCTCGAAGAAGAAAAGTTAATCATTGAAGAGCCCAATAAAGAAATCTTAGAACCTTTATTTATTGAATTAGAATTCAGAACACTAGGTAAGCGTGTTTTTGGAGAAACGACCGCAATAGCTGATAATCCAAAAAACTCTAATGGACAAATGGATCTGTTTTCATTACCCCCGGAATCTGATACGAAGGAAGAATTGTCCTATACTGGCCCTGTAAATAGTTTGGAGAATACTCCGCATGAATACATGCTCGTGAATACAAGGACCGAGCAAGAAGCATTAGCGAATCAATTAGCATCACTTAGCAGCTTCTGTTTTGACACCGAAGCAACAGGATTAGATGCAAATCTTGCAGATATAGTAGGTCTTTCATTTTCATTCGAAAAAGGAAAAGCGTATTATGTCCCAACTCCAAAAGATCGTCAAGAAGCACAAGAAGTAGTATCTATCTTCAAATCTGTATTGGAAGATGAACAGATAGAAAAAGTTGGTCAAAATATAAAGTATGATATCTTACTGCTCGCTAGATATCAAGTATCAGTGAAGGGTCCCCTCTTTGATACGATGCTCGCTCATTATCTAATCGACCCAGATACAAGACATGGCATGGACGTTTTATCTGAAAACTACCTAAACTATAAACCACTCTCTATAACAGAACTTATAGGTGCTAAAGGAAAGAAACAAGGTAACATGCGAGATGTTGATCTTGAAATAATAAAAGAGTATGCTGCTGAAGATGCAGATATTACATTGCAACTTAAAGAGATTTTCACCCCTTTATTACTCGAAACAAATACTTTCAACTTAGCGAATGAGGTTGAATTCCCACTGATCTATATACTAGCGGAAATAGAAAGAAATGGTGTCCGAATTGATATTGATGCTTTACAACAATTTTCAAAAAATCTGGAAATAGACATCCGTCAATTGGAACAGACCATTTACGAAAAGGCTGGGGTAAATTTCAATATCGCTTCCCCTAAACAACTGGGAGAAGTACTCTTTGATAAATTAAAATTAGACCCAAAGGCAAAAAAGACGAAAACAGGACAGTACAAAACAGGAGAAGATGTCTTGTTGGCTTTAGCTTATAAATCAGATATTGTACAGGATATATTAAGTTTTAGACAGCTTCAAAAGTTAAAATCTACTTATGTAGATGCTTTACCCGAATTGATCAATCCAGAAACTGGACTAATTCACACCTCTTATAACCAAGCCGTAGCCGCTACTGGTCGATTAAGTTCAACTAATCCCAATTTACAGAACATTCCAATTCGAACAGAACGTGGTCGTGAAGTTAGAAAAGCATTTATCCCTCGTCACGAAAACAATGTTATACTTTCTGCCGATTACTCCCAGATTGAATTACGTCTCATTGCCGAACTGAGCAAGGACCCCAATATGATGGAGGCATTTATTTCTGGCCATGACATCCATCGTGCGACAGCAGCAAGAGTATATGGCTTAGACTTAGAAGAAGTAACATCGGATCAACGTAGAAATGCAAAAGCTGTAAACTTTGGTATTATCTATGGACAATCTGCCTTCGGACTCTCACAAAGTTTAGCGATTCCCCGTAAAGAAGCTGCAGAAATTATTGACCAATATTTCAATCAATATGTAGGTATTAAAAAATATATGGGCGAAGTATTAGATTTTGCAAAGGAAAACGGTTATGTCGAAACAATCCTTAAAAGACGACGTTATTTAAGGGATATCAACTCGGCAAATATGACAGTTCGAGGTTTTGCAGAACGCAATGCTATTAATGCGCCAATACAGGGGTCAGCTGCTGATTTGATTAAGATCGCGATGCTTGGTATTCAAAAAGAAATTAAAGACCAGGGATTAGCTGGTAAGATGATCATGCAAGTACATGATGAGCTGGTCTTTGACGTTCCTGAAAACGAGATTGATATCTTCAAAAAAATCATTCAGGATAAAATGACGTCTGCAATAAAGACTGAGATTCCTTTGGTAGTAGAAATTGGTCAAGGCAAAAACTGGCTTGAAGCACATTAATAAAACAGTATAAACGAGAATTATGAGAAAATTTCTGTTCATATTAATATCCTTTATCTTATTTGTAAACGTTGTTTATGGACAAGAAAAAGCAACCTATTATGAAAAAATAGATAATAATACTTTTCGATTCTTTTTCGACAAGAATTATTATCTATCGGACAAATCTTGTGAGTTTAAATCGATAGAACGAGTAGCAACTTTAAACCCAAAAACGCAAAAATTTGATGGCCCATTTAAAGACTTTAATAATAATGGGCGAATGATTTTAGAGGGTGTCTACAAGAATGGGGTAAAAGAAGGTCTTTTTCAAGCCTACCATGCTAACGGCGATTTAAAATGGTCCGCAAACTTTATGAATGATATACCAAAAGGAGAAGTAACCCATCGTTACCCTAATGATCAAGTAGCCCTGACCCTATTATATACAGATAGTATCATCTTGATACAGGATTATTGGCTTCCTAATGGCACACAAAAAATAAAAGATGGAGAGGGAACCTACTCATTTCCAATTCCATTTGAAGGTTTTAACGAATATGGTTTTGAATTCTATGTTGCAAAAGGAAAAATTAAAAATGGCAGACAAGAAGAAAAGTGGCAAATATTTGGTTATAACAAAGGACAAAAAGAAATATTGCTTGCTTTAGAAAATTATCAAAACGGAAAACTCTTAGTTGGAAACGATTATTATTCTGACAGTTCCTACAGGAGAAGCAAATTTGGAATAATACCTTACGATAATTTTTTCAGGGCGGAATCACT
It includes:
- a CDS encoding toxin-antitoxin system YwqK family antitoxin, which gives rise to MRKFLFILISFILFVNVVYGQEKATYYEKIDNNTFRFFFDKNYYLSDKSCEFKSIERVATLNPKTQKFDGPFKDFNNNGRMILEGVYKNGVKEGLFQAYHANGDLKWSANFMNDIPKGEVTHRYPNDQVALTLLYTDSIILIQDYWLPNGTQKIKDGEGTYSFPIPFEGFNEYGFEFYVAKGKIKNGRQEEKWQIFGYNKGQKEILLALENYQNGKLLVGNDYYSDSSYRRSKFGIIPYDNFFRAESLTFKTCSFDDFSDFNMFIGMDLTNTMSRMNADGFTEDSFEYQIKLDKSGRPSKINYIKMTSSDYINKVLAPLLKDITFYYPSLENGVPVADILTVTGKMYKNSEGKITVLPIIIHREKGQ
- the polA gene encoding DNA polymerase I, encoding MNDLNTYTKKLFLLDGMALIYRAYFALSKTPRITSNGLNTGAIMGFTNTLLEILKNQKPSHLAVVFDTEAPTARHIEFEAYKAHREKMPEDLSAAIPYIFKLISGFNIPIITLDGYEADDIIGTLAKKAESKGFTVYCMTPDKDFGQLVSENIYIYKPARMGNGAEIQGVKEILEKWEVEDVNQVIDILGLWGDAVDNIPGIPGIGEKTAKKLIQEFGSMENIIANADKLKGKQRENVENYAEQGLISKKLATILLDVPVELEEEKLIIEEPNKEILEPLFIELEFRTLGKRVFGETTAIADNPKNSNGQMDLFSLPPESDTKEELSYTGPVNSLENTPHEYMLVNTRTEQEALANQLASLSSFCFDTEATGLDANLADIVGLSFSFEKGKAYYVPTPKDRQEAQEVVSIFKSVLEDEQIEKVGQNIKYDILLLARYQVSVKGPLFDTMLAHYLIDPDTRHGMDVLSENYLNYKPLSITELIGAKGKKQGNMRDVDLEIIKEYAAEDADITLQLKEIFTPLLLETNTFNLANEVEFPLIYILAEIERNGVRIDIDALQQFSKNLEIDIRQLEQTIYEKAGVNFNIASPKQLGEVLFDKLKLDPKAKKTKTGQYKTGEDVLLALAYKSDIVQDILSFRQLQKLKSTYVDALPELINPETGLIHTSYNQAVAATGRLSSTNPNLQNIPIRTERGREVRKAFIPRHENNVILSADYSQIELRLIAELSKDPNMMEAFISGHDIHRATAARVYGLDLEEVTSDQRRNAKAVNFGIIYGQSAFGLSQSLAIPRKEAAEIIDQYFNQYVGIKKYMGEVLDFAKENGYVETILKRRRYLRDINSANMTVRGFAERNAINAPIQGSAADLIKIAMLGIQKEIKDQGLAGKMIMQVHDELVFDVPENEIDIFKKIIQDKMTSAIKTEIPLVVEIGQGKNWLEAH